In Lagopus muta isolate bLagMut1 chromosome 6, bLagMut1 primary, whole genome shotgun sequence, one DNA window encodes the following:
- the NUDT8 gene encoding mitochondrial coenzyme A diphosphatase NUDT8 — protein MRVGSWARGVTHRVTLCGGTERRCRRLLAEGAAGGGAEAGAAVLVPLCSVRGRPALLYTLRCSRLRGPYGGDVSFPGGKREAADGGAEGTALREAREELGLNLREERVWGRLRELRDRHGMLVVPVVANLGPLEDLTLSPNPDEVAEVFTLPLEHLLQEENQGYTHFRTAGRYGYTLPVFLNGPHRIWGLTAIITELTLELLAPNLYCRKTHVPGHGITAPQKRA, from the exons ATGCGGGTGGGCAGCTGGGCGCGGGGAGTTACGCACCGCGTGACGCTGTGCGGGGGCACGGAGCGGCGGTGCCGGCGACTACTGGCGGAaggggcggcggggggaggcGCGGAGGCTGGGGCGGCCGTGCTGGTGCCGCTGTGCTCCGtgcggggccgccccgcgctGCTCTATACGCTGCGCTGCAGCCGTCTGCGCGGGCCCTACGGCGGCGATGTGAG CTTCCCCGGGGGGAAACGGGAGGCGGCGGACGGCGGAGCGGAGGGCACCGCGCTGCGAGAGGCGCgggaggagctggggctgaaCCTGCGGGAGGAGAGAGTCTGGGGCCGGCTGCGAGAGCTGCGCGACAGG CACGGGATGCTTGTGGTCCCTGTGGTGGCCAACCTGGGACCCCTGGAGGACCTGACACTGTCCCCAAACCCTGACGAG GTGGCAGAGGTCTTCACACTGcctctggagcacctcctgcaggAAGAGAACCAGGGCTACACCCATTTCCGCACTGCGGGTCGCTACGGCTACACCCTGCCTGTCTTCCTCAACGGCCCCCACCGCATCTGGGGGCTGACAGCCATCATCACTGAGCTGAcgctggagctgctggcaccCAACTTGTACTGCAGAAAGACCCACGTGCCTGGCCATGGCATCACTGCTCCCCAAAAAAGGGCTTGA
- the MTCH2 gene encoding mitochondrial carrier homolog 2, whose translation MADEASQVLLGSGLTVLSQPLMYVKVLVQVGYEPLPPTLGRNIFGRQVYQLPGLFAYAKHIVKVDGRAGLFKGLAPRLCSSAIGTVVHGKVLQRYQEAEKAELGASKKEPVSSLEQVLKETSREMVARSAATLITHPFHVITLRCMVQFIGRETKYSGTLSAFTTIYREEGILGFFAGLVPRLLGDILSLWLCNMLAYLINTYALENGVSMTEMKSYSQAVTGFFASMLTYPFVLVSNLMAVNNCGLAGGLLPYAPTYSSWLDCWSQLHKEGNMSRGNSLFFRKVPAGKRYVWDERRFR comes from the exons ATGGCGGACGAGGCTTCGCAGGTGCTTCTGGGCTCGGGGCTGACCGTGCTCTCGCAGCCTCTCATGTACGTGAAGGTGCTGGTGCAG GTGGGATACGAACCACTGCCGCCCACCCTGGGCAGAAACATCTTCGGCCGCCAGGTCTACCAACTTCCAGGCCTCTTTGCCTATG CCAAACATATCGTGAAAGTGGATGGCAGAGCGGGGCTTTTCAAGGGCCTCGCCCCCCGTCTCTGCTCCAGCGCCATTGGCACCGTGGTGCATGGCAAAGTGCTGCAG CGGTACCAGGAGgctgagaaggctgag CTAGGAGCCAGCAAGAAGGAGCCTGTGTCCTCACTGGAACAGGTGCTGAAGGAG aCTTCCCGAGAGATGGTGGCTCGCTCTGCTGCCACCCTCATCACCCACCCCTTCCATG tGATCACCCTGCGATGCATGGTGCAGTTCATTGGCAGGGAGACCAAGTACAG CGGAACACTAAGCGCCTTCACCACGATTTACCGAGAAGAAGGCATCTTGGGGTTCTTCGC CGGCCTTGTTCCCCGGCTCCTCGGAGACATCCTCTCACTCTGGCTCTGCAATATGCTGGCCTACCTCATCAACACATATGCGCTGGAGAACGGG GTCTCTATGACAGAGATGAAGAGCTATTCGCAGGCAGTCACCGGG TTCTTTGCCAGCATGCTGACGTACCCCTTCGTGCTGGTCTCCAACCTGATGGCTGTCAATAACTGCGG GCTAGCTGGGGGCCTGCTCCCCTATGCACCCACCTACTCCTCCTGGCTGGACTGCTGGAGCCAGCTGCACAAGGAA GGCAACATGAGCCGAGGGAACAGCCTGTTTTTCCGCAAGGTGCCCGCAGGAAAGCGATATGTGTGGGATGAGAGGAGGTTCCGCTGA
- the AGBL2 gene encoding cytosolic carboxypeptidase 2 yields MWLLRHLTAQAVPEPYDSFMHDHLCYYGYFKGELRVTLYPGLWDPLVGLQQCSPKGHKTASQQSSVSPWGHTECHCADSGTQQCVGKDPNSRAVCSLLELHHGAGSPPAHSAAPRAPQLVPLQGYGSLREPRALFALPSARGPLPAPRWPIECEVIKETIKHIEWIPPEPEPFCQPMDHHWLPRAEQQGTVVYQLSPVPSGSCFTRARAGGAPGPLSSPAATLEDSQDNTLLFESRFECGNLQKAVKVGPYEYVLTLRPDLYTAKHTQWFYFRVQNTRKDTVYCFTIANLAKPKSLYGKGMRPLFYSQKDAQSHGIGWRRVGTNIRYYRGNSGEEPAAFCLSWSTCFPHDSDMCYFAHSYPYTYSNLQRYLRTVMGDPARSQYCVVRALCRSLAGNIVYMLTITAPSGGAAKRAVVLSARVHPGESGGSWAMQGFLDFILSAAPDAHLLRQLFVFKVVPMLNPDGVVVGNSRCSLAGRDPNRAYGTGSRGSFPAIWHLRAMVERLLVEQEVVLYCDFHGHSRKNNVFMYGCDGGQDSSETRLQERIFPLMLSKNAPDKFSFSSCKFKVQKSKEGTGRVVMWRMGIANSYTLEAAFGGSTLGGRNSHFTVEDLKSLGYHLCDTLLDFCDPNPAKFQQCLAEVDALLRPRLGSGQSWSDIAASQLESSTSGSDSSVSDGSLERRESPCRQKEQDARVALGRLQLRRRKRLRSHRVRNAMYRPNGTQRSHGGDPVRVAQCGSACHSGTRRACSPASVLQLTQSCSPVPLSVPVPTRRGCGAAEELHRAVPAAHTAVCHHHTAVRATQMEGYVTTTGHRWAPRSAIAATTTTAAITTTATSTGTASSRAGRVRPSSRGTTAALSPSVATAAGCGRWPGLTAARCSACTRH; encoded by the exons ATGTGGCTCCTGAGGCACCTCACTGCCCAG GCTGTCCCTGAGCCCTACGACAGCTTCATGCACGACCACCTGTGCTACTACGGCTACTTCAAAGGTGAGCTGCGTGTCACCTTGTACCCCGGGCTGTGGGACCCCCTGGTTGggctccagcagtgctctccCAAAGGCCATAAGAcagccagccagcagagctctgtgtctCCATGGGGACACACCGAATGCCACTGTGCTGACTCTGGCACCCAGCAGTGTGTAGGGAAGGACCCAAACT CCCGTGCTGTCTGTTCTCTGCTGGAACTGCACCATGGGGCTGGGAGCCCCCCAGCTCATTCTGCAGCCCCCAGGGCCCCGCAGTTGGTCCCATTGCAGGGCTATGGGTCACTCAGGGAACCACGGGCTCTCTTTGCCCTTCCCTCGGCACGAGGACCCCTTCCTGCTCCCCGGTGGCCCATTGAGTGCGAGGTCATCAAGGAGACCATCAAGCACATAG AATGGATCCCCCCTGAACCAGAACCCTTCTGCCAGCCCATGGACCACCACTGGCTGCcaagggctgagcagcagggcacTGTTGTCTACCAGCTCAGCCCAG TGCCCTCAGGTTCCTGCTTCACCCGTGCTCGGGCTGGGGGGGCCCCAGGCCCCCTTTCCTCACCAGCCGCCACCCTGGAGGACTCCCAGGACAACACGCTGCTGTTTGAGTCGCGCTTCGAGTGTGGCAACCTCCAGAAAGCAGTCAAGGT GGGCCCCTATGAGTATGTGCTGACACTGCGGCCAGACCTGTACACCGCCAAGCACACCCAGTGGTTCTACTTCCGTGTGCAAAACACACGGAAAGACACCGTCTACTGTTTCACCATTGCCAACTTGGCGAAGCCCAAGAGCCTCTATGGCAAGGGCATGCGCCCACTGTTCTACTCACAGAAGGATGCCCAGAGCCATGGCATCGGCTGGCGCCGTGTGGGCACCAACATCCGCTACTACCGAGGGAACAGCGGGGAGGAGCCGGCTGCCTTCTGCCTGTCCTGGAGCACCTGCTTTCCCCATGACAGCGACATGTGCTACTTTGCCCACTCGTACCCCTACACCTACTCGAACCTGCAGCGGTACCTGCGTACAGTGATGGGTGATCCAGCACGCTCACAGTACTGTGTGGTGCGGGCACTGTGCCGCAGCCTGGCCGGTAACATCGTCTACATGCTCACCATCACTGCGCCGTCTGGTGGTGCAGCCAAGCGGGCGGTGGTGCTGAGCGCCCGCGTGCACCCTGGGGAAAGCGGTGGCTCCTGGGCCATGCAGGGTTTCCTCGATTTCATCCTCAGCGCTGCTCCTGACGCTCATCTCCTGCGCCAGCTCTTTGTCTTCAAGGTGGTGCCCATGCTCAACCCCGATGGGGTGGTGGTGGGCAACTCCCGCTGCTCTCTGGCTGGCCGTGACCCCAATCGAGCCTACGGGACTGGATCTCGGGGCTCCTTTCCGGCCATCTGGCACCTGCGAGCCATGGTGGAGAG GCTCTtggtggagcaggaggtggtGCTGTATTGTGATTTCCACGGGCACAGCCGCAAGAACAACGTCTTCATGTATGGCTGCGATGGTGGTCAGGACAGCTCTGAGACACGGTTGCAGGAGCGCATCTTCCCGCTGATGCTAAGTAAAAACGCGCCTGACAAG TTCTCCTTCTCCAGCTGCAAGTTCAAGGTGCAGAAGAGCAAGGAGGGGACGGGCAGGGTGGTCATGTGGCGAATGGGCATTGCCAACAGCTACACCTTAGAGGCAGCCTTTGGCGGCTCCACGCTGG GTGGGAGGAACTCACACTTCACAGTGGAGGACCTCAAATCTTTGGGCTACCACCTCTGCGACACACTGCTAGACTTCTGTGACCCCAATCCAGCCAAG ttccagcagtgcctggcagAGGTGGATGCATTGCTGCGGCCGCGGCTGGGCTCCGGTCAGAGCTGGAGTGACATCGCCGCCTCACAGCTGGAGTCCAG CACCAGCGGCTCCGATAGCTCCGTGTCTGATGGGTCCCTAGAGAGGAGGGAGAGCCCCTGCAGACAGAAGGAACAAGATGCCAGGGTGGCACTTGGCCGGTTGCAgctgaggaggagaaagaggttACGGAGCCACAGAGTGAGGAATGCCATGTACAGgcccaatggcacccaaaggagTCATGGTGGTGATCCGGTGCGAGTGGCTCAGTGTGGTTCTGCCTGCCACAGTGGGACTCGGAGGGCCTGCAGCCCCGCTTCTGTGCTCCAGCTGACACAGTCGTGCTCCCCCGTGCCCCTATCTGTCCCTGTCCCCACACGAagaggctgtggggcagcgGAGGAGTTGCACAGAGCTGTCCCcgctgcacacacagcagtatGCCACCACCACACCGCTGTGAGAGCCACACAGATGGAGGGGTATGTGACAACCACAGGGCACCGCTGGGCACCACGGAGTGCCATcgctgccaccaccaccaccgccgcCATCACCACCACGGCCACCAGCACAGGTACTGCTTCTTCACGGGCAGGCCGAGTGAGACCGTCCTCACGGGGCACCACAGCGGCGCTGTCCCCGAGCGTGgccactgctgctggctgcgGGAGGTGGCCCGGCCTCACAGCGGCGCGCTGCTCCGCCTGCACTCGGCATTAA
- the NDUFV1 gene encoding NADH dehydrogenase [ubiquinone] flavoprotein 1, mitochondrial, with product MAAWQLRALRRLPAAAAGFSTAPKKTQFGSLKDEDRIFTNLYGRHEWRLQGALRRGDWYKTKEILLKGVDWILGEIKASGLRGRGGAGFPTGLKWSFMNKPPDGRPKYLVVNADEGEPGTCKDREIMRHDPHKLVEGCLVAGRAMGARAAYIYIRGEFYNEASNLQVAIREAYEAGLLGKNACGSDYAFDVFVVRGAGAYICGEETALIESIEGKQGKPRLKPPFPADVGVFGCPTTVANVETVAVAPTICRRGGAWFAGFGRERNSGTKLFNISGHVNHPCTVEEEMSVPMKELIEKHAGGVRGGWDNLLAVIPGGSSTPLLPKSVCETVLMDFDSLVQAQSGLGTAAVIVMDKSTDIVKAIARLIEFYKHESCGQCTPCREGVDWMNKVMARFVQGDAQTAEIDALWEISKQIEGHTICALGDGAAWPVQGLIRHFRPELEDRMRRFGEAKARAASA from the exons ATGGCCGCCTGGCAGCTGAGGGCCCTGCGTCGtctccccgccgccgccgccggcttCTCG ACAGCGCCGAAAAAGACGCAGTTCGGCTCTCTCAAGGATGAGGACCGCATCTTCACCAACCTCTACGGGCGGCACGAGTGGAG gctgcagggagcgcTGCGGCGGGGCGACTGGTACAAGACGAAGGAGATCCTGCTGAAGGGCGTCGACTGGATCTTGGGTGAGATCAAAGCCTCGGGGCTGAGGGGCCGCGGGGGGGCCGGCTTCCCCACCGGCCTCAAGTGGAGCTTCATGAACAAGCCGCCTGATGGCAG ACCCAAGTACCTGGTAGTGAACGCAGATGAGGGGGAACCAGGCACCTGCAAGGACCGTGAGATCATGCGGCACGACCCACACAAGCTGGTGGAGGGCTGCCTGGTGGCCGGCCGTGCCATGGGCGCTCGTGCCGCCTACATCTACATCCGCGGCGAGTTCTACAATGAGGCCTCCAATCTGCAG GTGGCCATCAGGGAAGCATATGAGGCTGGGCTTCTGGGGAAGAATGCCTGTGGTTCTGACTATGCCTTTGATGTCTTCGTGGTGAGGGGTGCTGGGGCGTACATCTGTGGTGAGGAGACAGCGCTCATTGAGTCCATTGAGGGCAAGCAGGGCAAGCCGCGCCTCAAGCCTCCCTTTCCTGCTGACGTGG GAGTCTTTGGCTGTCCCACCACGGTGGCCAATGTGGAGACAGTGGCTGTGGCCCCCACCATCTGCCGGCGTGGCGGTGCCTGGTTTGCTGGCTTTGGGCGTGAGCGCAACTCCGGGACAAAGCTTTTCAACATCTCCGGCCACGTCAACCACCCCTGCACAGTGGAGGAGGAGATGTCAGTGCCGATGAAGGAACTCATTGAGAAGCATGCTG GGGGTGTCCGTGGTGGCTGGGACAACCTGCTGGCTGTCATCCCGGGGGGCTCCTCCACCCCACTGCTCCCAAAGTCGGTGTGTGAGACTGTGTTGATGGACTTTGATTCCCTGGTGCAGGCGCAGAGTGGGCTTGGCACAGCTGCAGTCATTGTCATGGATAAATCG ACTGACATCGTCAAAGCGATCGCTCGTCTCATCGAGTTCTACAAGCACGAAAGCTGTGGGCAATGCACCCCGTGCCGGGAAG GTGTTGACTGGATGAACAAGGTGATGGCACGCTTCGTGCAGGGAGACGCACAGACAGCTGAGATTGATGCATTGTGGGAGATCAGCAAGCAGATTGAGGGGCACACTATCTGTGCACTGGGTGATGGTGCCGCGTGGCCCGTGCAG GGCCTCATCCGCCACTTTCGGCCGGAGCTGGAGGACAGAATGCGGCGCTTTGGAGAGGCCAAAGCACGAGCGGCCTCAGCATGA